One Thioalkalivibrio sp. ALJ12 genomic window carries:
- the malQ gene encoding 4-alpha-glucanotransferase — protein MVGEGHANPLMQRRRAGVLLHPTSLPGSEPVGTLGGEAYAFLDWARRAGFTLWQILPLHPPHEDGSPYACISAFAGDARLIDPRLLAERVGLSADSGTGEAMLARAHARLNDTPAVWREAYQRFCQEQGPVWLDDYARFVVIRAREQDRPWWEWDPVLRDRDPDAMERIEDEARDELERVRFAQFVFFDQWQDLRRQAKDLDILILGDMPIFVAHDSADVWAHRDLFALDETGHPVTVAGVPPDYFSETGQRWGNPQYHWDRLEATGYRWWVDRMRWALETLDAVRIDHFRGFEASWGIPAEEPDATNGRWVPGPGEPFFRRLEDELGTLPLLAEDLGVITPEVTALREHFDLPGMRILQFAFEGGEDNPYLPNNHNEASAVYTGTHDNDTTLGWFQSLAPEMQEHVINTLNEGGAEEIPWPLIRAAYRSVAQLAILPMQDALGLDNRARMNRPGTMDDGNWRWRFSWKQVPEDRAAELQALARETDRL, from the coding sequence ATGGTCGGCGAGGGCCATGCCAACCCGCTGATGCAGCGCCGGCGGGCGGGCGTGCTGCTTCATCCCACCTCCCTGCCCGGCAGCGAGCCGGTCGGGACGCTCGGCGGCGAGGCCTACGCCTTTCTCGATTGGGCTCGTAGGGCAGGCTTCACGCTGTGGCAGATCCTGCCGCTACACCCCCCGCATGAGGATGGCTCGCCCTACGCGTGCATCTCCGCCTTTGCGGGTGATGCGCGCCTGATCGATCCCCGGTTGCTGGCCGAGCGGGTTGGGCTGTCGGCGGACAGCGGCACCGGGGAGGCCATGCTGGCCCGGGCGCATGCCCGATTGAATGACACCCCGGCCGTCTGGCGAGAGGCCTATCAGCGGTTCTGTCAGGAGCAGGGGCCGGTCTGGCTGGACGACTACGCCCGCTTCGTGGTGATCCGCGCACGCGAGCAGGATCGGCCCTGGTGGGAGTGGGACCCGGTGCTGCGCGACCGCGACCCGGACGCAATGGAGCGGATCGAGGACGAGGCGCGCGACGAGCTGGAGCGGGTGCGCTTCGCCCAGTTCGTGTTCTTTGACCAGTGGCAGGACCTGCGTCGTCAGGCGAAGGATCTGGATATCCTCATCCTGGGCGATATGCCGATCTTCGTGGCGCACGACTCGGCCGATGTCTGGGCTCATCGCGACCTGTTCGCCCTGGACGAGACGGGCCATCCGGTCACCGTCGCCGGTGTTCCTCCGGACTACTTCTCCGAGACCGGGCAGCGCTGGGGCAACCCCCAGTACCACTGGGACCGGCTGGAGGCCACCGGTTACCGCTGGTGGGTCGATCGCATGCGCTGGGCATTGGAAACCCTGGATGCCGTCCGCATCGACCATTTCCGTGGCTTCGAGGCGAGCTGGGGGATCCCGGCCGAGGAACCGGACGCGACCAATGGCCGCTGGGTGCCGGGCCCGGGCGAGCCGTTCTTTCGCCGCCTGGAAGACGAGCTGGGCACGCTGCCGCTGCTGGCCGAGGATCTCGGGGTGATCACGCCTGAAGTCACCGCGCTGCGCGAACACTTCGACCTGCCGGGTATGCGTATCCTGCAGTTCGCCTTCGAGGGTGGCGAGGACAACCCGTACCTGCCGAACAACCACAACGAGGCCAGCGCCGTCTACACCGGCACGCACGATAACGACACCACGCTGGGCTGGTTTCAATCGCTCGCCCCCGAGATGCAGGAGCACGTGATCAACACCCTGAACGAGGGCGGGGCCGAGGAGATCCCGTGGCCGTTGATCCGCGCCGCCTACCGCTCCGTAGCACAGCTGGCCATCCTGCCGATGCAGGACGCACTCGGCCTGGACAACCGGGCCCGCATGAACCGACCCGGCACCATGGATGACGGCAACTGGCGCTGGCGCTTCTCCTGGAAGCAGGTGCCCGAGGACCGCGCCGCCGAACTGCAGGCCCTGGCGCGCGAAACGGACCGCCTGTAG
- the pdxH gene encoding pyridoxamine 5'-phosphate oxidase, translating to MSTTDHRHTRRDYTQGELHRRDLLDNPLTLLDRWLVDAREAGNPDPTAMILATADADGQPSARTILLKHVEGEDLCWYTDSRSRKGQDLTENPRAALLFYWPETERQIRVEGSVTALPGEAADEYFAQRPRASQLAAAASIQSQPIGTRAELEARVQTLETQYPEGAIPRDPAWIGYRLQPELFEFWQGRAGRLHDRFQYHRADNGWHITRLMP from the coding sequence ATGAGCACCACCGACCACCGCCACACGCGCCGCGACTACACCCAGGGCGAGCTCCACCGCCGCGACCTGCTCGACAACCCCCTGACCCTGCTGGACCGCTGGCTGGTCGACGCGCGCGAAGCCGGAAACCCGGACCCCACCGCGATGATCCTCGCCACGGCCGACGCCGACGGCCAGCCCTCCGCGCGCACGATTCTGCTCAAGCACGTGGAGGGCGAAGACCTCTGCTGGTACACCGACTCCCGCAGCCGCAAGGGTCAGGACCTCACCGAGAATCCGCGCGCCGCACTCCTGTTCTACTGGCCCGAGACCGAGCGCCAGATCCGCGTCGAAGGCAGCGTAACCGCCCTGCCCGGCGAGGCCGCGGACGAATACTTCGCCCAGCGGCCGCGCGCCAGCCAGCTGGCTGCAGCGGCCTCCATCCAGAGCCAGCCCATCGGCACGCGCGCCGAGCTCGAGGCCCGTGTCCAGACGCTGGAAACGCAGTACCCCGAAGGCGCGATCCCCCGCGATCCCGCCTGGATCGGCTACCGCCTGCAGCCCGAGCTGTTCGAGTTCTGGCAGGGGCGCGCCGGCCGCCTGCACGACCGCTTCCAGTACCACCGCGCGGACAACGGCTGGCACATCACTCGCCTGATGCCCTGA
- a CDS encoding glutamate synthase-related protein, producing the protein MAGAKIAAVEPKGVELKKGEEYYFCRCGRSKDQPFCDGSHEGTGLEPIAFTPEEDGEAFLCQCKQSGDLPYCDGTHQQFDEDDIGTEPEADKGSSEDDSDGAPDPRNTETEPHVELIHRMARSGLDEVGHYGPTVAMGVPRSRLPIWDDLQLLAAQLASRPLPDGAPVETGLVIGPEAKRPLQLDIPMLVSDMSFGALSREAKIALARGAEQAGTGICSGEGGMLDAEQAENSRYLFELGPARFGYSDEVLEKVQAFHFKAGQAAKTGVGGVLPGAKVSDEIARVRGIDAGQDAISPPSLDGFETPADYRRFADEVREKTGGIPVGFKLSANHIEADLAFALEAGADYVILDGRGGGTGASPALLRDHISVPTIPALGRARRFLDANGASGRVTLLVTGGLRTPADFVKALALGADGIALANAAIQAVGCVGARICHTNRCPSGVATQDPKLRARLDPQEGGERLGRFLQASSELMCVLARACGHNRLEDFGPNDLTTFDRELAELAGIQYAGVYPKS; encoded by the coding sequence ATGGCTGGAGCGAAGATCGCGGCAGTGGAGCCCAAGGGTGTCGAGCTCAAGAAGGGGGAGGAGTACTACTTCTGCCGCTGCGGGCGATCCAAGGACCAGCCATTTTGCGACGGCTCGCACGAGGGTACGGGGCTGGAGCCCATCGCCTTTACTCCCGAGGAAGACGGCGAGGCGTTTCTCTGCCAGTGCAAGCAGTCGGGTGATCTGCCGTACTGCGATGGGACGCACCAGCAGTTCGACGAAGACGATATCGGCACGGAGCCGGAGGCGGACAAGGGTTCCAGCGAGGATGATAGTGACGGTGCACCGGACCCGCGTAACACGGAGACAGAGCCTCATGTCGAACTGATCCATCGCATGGCCCGTTCGGGGCTGGACGAAGTGGGCCACTACGGGCCGACAGTCGCCATGGGCGTGCCGCGCAGCCGGCTCCCGATCTGGGACGACCTGCAGCTGCTGGCGGCGCAACTGGCGAGTCGGCCGTTGCCGGATGGCGCTCCGGTCGAGACGGGGCTGGTGATCGGGCCCGAGGCGAAACGCCCGCTGCAGCTGGATATCCCGATGCTGGTATCGGACATGAGCTTTGGCGCGCTTTCGCGCGAGGCGAAGATTGCGCTGGCACGCGGGGCCGAGCAGGCCGGGACGGGAATCTGTTCCGGCGAGGGCGGGATGCTGGATGCCGAACAGGCGGAGAACTCGCGCTATCTGTTCGAGCTGGGGCCGGCGCGGTTTGGCTATTCCGACGAGGTGCTGGAGAAGGTACAGGCCTTTCATTTCAAGGCCGGCCAGGCGGCCAAGACCGGGGTGGGTGGTGTGCTGCCCGGGGCGAAGGTGAGTGACGAGATCGCCCGGGTGCGCGGGATCGACGCGGGGCAGGACGCCATCTCGCCACCCAGCCTGGACGGGTTCGAGACGCCAGCGGATTACCGGCGTTTTGCCGACGAGGTGCGGGAGAAGACCGGGGGCATCCCCGTCGGCTTCAAGCTCTCGGCCAACCACATCGAGGCGGATCTGGCCTTCGCCCTGGAGGCGGGGGCGGACTACGTGATCCTGGACGGTCGCGGTGGCGGGACCGGGGCCTCGCCTGCGCTGCTGCGCGACCACATCAGTGTGCCCACGATCCCCGCCCTGGGTCGCGCGCGGCGATTCCTGGACGCCAATGGCGCCAGTGGCCGGGTCACGCTGCTGGTGACGGGCGGGCTGCGTACACCTGCGGATTTCGTGAAGGCCCTGGCGCTGGGGGCGGACGGCATTGCGTTGGCGAATGCCGCGATCCAGGCGGTGGGCTGCGTGGGTGCGCGGATCTGCCACACGAATCGCTGCCCGTCCGGTGTGGCGACACAGGACCCGAAGCTGCGTGCGCGGCTGGATCCCCAGGAGGGCGGGGAGCGGCTGGGCCGCTTCCTGCAGGCCTCGAGCGAGCTGATGTGCGTACTGGCGCGGGCTTGCGGCCACAACCGTCTGGAGGACTTCGGCCCGAACGACCTGACGACGTTCGACCGCGAGCTGGCGGAACTGGCCGGCATTCAGTATGCGGGGGTGTATCCGAAGTCCTGA
- a CDS encoding globin yields the protein MNFSDVHQSYGRCRRAGDFVTRFYEHFLQADPRVKAAFGSTDLSQQKRALGQAISTAISYAEGESFVASTMERMGQVHSREGRVPVEPDLYPIWLDCMVRTAAEIDPRWEPDLEERWRGAMQPAIDLFVKLY from the coding sequence ATGAATTTCTCCGACGTGCACCAGAGCTACGGGCGATGCCGCCGGGCGGGCGACTTCGTTACGCGTTTCTACGAACACTTCCTCCAGGCCGACCCACGGGTGAAGGCCGCGTTTGGCTCGACGGATCTCTCGCAGCAAAAACGTGCACTCGGGCAGGCCATCTCGACGGCAATCAGCTATGCCGAGGGCGAGAGCTTCGTGGCTTCCACCATGGAGCGCATGGGCCAGGTCCATTCCCGCGAAGGGCGTGTACCCGTGGAGCCGGATCTGTACCCGATCTGGCTGGACTGCATGGTGCGCACGGCTGCCGAGATCGATCCGCGCTGGGAGCCGGATCTGGAAGAGCGCTGGCGCGGTGCGATGCAGCCGGCGATTGATCTGTTTGTAAAGCTTTACTGA
- a CDS encoding YgiQ family radical SAM protein has product MSAVPDFPPSLFAHKPYWAKRFGTAPFLPTTREEMDDLGWDSCDIVLVTGDAYVDHPSFGMAIIGRLLEAQGFRVGIIAQPDWTSAEPFRALGRPNLFFGVTAGNMDSMVNHYTADRKIRSNDAYTPGDVHGHRPDRAVIVYAQRAREAYKDVPVVAGGIEASLRRIAHYDYWQDKVRRSVLLDARADILLFGNAERALVELAHRVAAGEHPREITDLRGTAFLRDAVPGGYVVLDSSEVDTPGPVDANPDPYAMVSPSTCAEADTKQESKGAAEEGGAQVVRFHRDIPRGTPRDQTVIRIPAFEQVKGDSVLYAHASRVLHLETNPGNARAIVQRHGDKEVWLNPPPIPLTTAEMDAVFDLPYARAPHPSYGDARIPAWEMIRFSVNIMRGCFGGCTFCSITEHEGRIIQSRSEESVLKEIEEIRDKVDGFTGVVSDLGGPTANMYRLACKDPEIERSCRRLSCVYPGICKNLDTDHTPLVNLYRKARALPGIKKILIASGLRYDLAVESPEYVKELVTHHVGGYLKIAPEHTESGPLSRMMKPGMGAYDRFKAMFEKYSKQAGKEQYLIPYFIAAHPGTSDEDMLNLALWLKRHNFRADQVQAFLPSPMALATAMWHSGRDPLRGIKRKAGDRVPVARGARARRLHKAFLRYHDPNNWPLLRDALKRMGRADLIGNGKQHLIPTWQPAGTGQGTGGARAATGGRVTRGGKALNKRGQTFQTQHKGVETAARPAGPGPKKGPPRAKSRPGKRRPQRP; this is encoded by the coding sequence ATGTCCGCTGTCCCTGATTTCCCGCCTTCGCTGTTTGCGCACAAGCCCTACTGGGCCAAGCGCTTCGGTACGGCCCCGTTTCTGCCGACCACCCGCGAGGAGATGGACGACCTCGGCTGGGACAGCTGCGACATCGTGCTGGTCACGGGGGACGCTTATGTTGACCACCCGAGCTTCGGCATGGCGATCATCGGGCGGCTGCTGGAGGCACAGGGCTTTCGCGTCGGCATCATCGCGCAGCCGGACTGGACCTCCGCCGAGCCGTTTCGCGCGCTGGGCCGCCCCAATCTGTTCTTCGGCGTCACTGCCGGCAATATGGACTCGATGGTCAACCACTACACGGCTGACCGGAAGATCCGCTCCAACGACGCCTATACCCCCGGGGATGTACACGGCCACCGGCCGGACCGTGCCGTGATTGTCTACGCCCAGCGCGCCCGCGAGGCGTACAAGGACGTGCCGGTGGTCGCCGGCGGCATCGAGGCGAGCCTTCGTCGCATCGCCCACTACGATTACTGGCAGGACAAGGTGCGCCGCTCGGTGCTGCTGGATGCGCGTGCCGACATCCTGCTGTTCGGCAATGCCGAGCGCGCCCTGGTCGAGCTGGCCCATCGCGTGGCGGCTGGCGAGCACCCGCGGGAGATCACCGACCTGCGGGGTACGGCGTTCCTGCGCGATGCGGTGCCGGGCGGTTATGTGGTGCTGGACTCCAGCGAAGTGGATACCCCGGGGCCGGTGGATGCCAACCCCGACCCGTACGCGATGGTCTCGCCGTCGACCTGTGCCGAGGCCGACACGAAGCAGGAATCGAAAGGTGCCGCCGAGGAGGGTGGCGCTCAGGTCGTTCGCTTCCACCGCGACATCCCGCGCGGGACCCCGCGAGACCAGACGGTCATCCGCATCCCGGCCTTTGAACAGGTCAAGGGCGATTCCGTGCTGTACGCCCATGCCTCCCGCGTGCTGCATCTGGAGACCAACCCGGGCAATGCCCGCGCGATCGTCCAGCGCCATGGCGACAAGGAGGTCTGGCTGAACCCGCCGCCGATCCCGCTGACCACCGCGGAGATGGATGCGGTGTTCGACCTGCCGTATGCGCGTGCGCCGCATCCCTCCTATGGCGATGCGCGTATCCCGGCCTGGGAGATGATCCGCTTCTCGGTGAACATCATGCGCGGCTGCTTTGGCGGCTGTACGTTCTGCTCGATCACCGAGCACGAGGGCCGCATCATCCAGAGCCGCTCCGAGGAGAGCGTGCTCAAGGAGATCGAGGAGATCCGCGACAAGGTCGACGGCTTTACTGGCGTGGTCTCCGATCTCGGCGGGCCGACCGCGAACATGTACCGTCTGGCCTGCAAGGACCCGGAGATCGAGCGCAGCTGCCGCCGGCTGTCCTGTGTCTATCCCGGGATCTGCAAGAACCTCGATACCGACCACACGCCGCTGGTGAACCTCTACCGCAAGGCACGCGCGCTGCCCGGGATCAAGAAGATCCTGATTGCCTCGGGCCTGCGCTACGACCTGGCCGTGGAATCACCGGAGTACGTGAAGGAACTGGTTACCCATCATGTGGGAGGTTACCTGAAGATTGCGCCGGAACATACGGAATCCGGGCCGCTTTCTCGCATGATGAAGCCGGGCATGGGCGCCTACGACCGCTTCAAGGCGATGTTCGAGAAATACTCGAAGCAGGCGGGCAAGGAGCAGTACCTGATCCCGTATTTCATCGCCGCGCACCCGGGTACGTCGGACGAGGACATGCTGAACCTCGCGCTGTGGCTCAAGCGGCACAACTTCCGCGCCGACCAGGTGCAGGCCTTCCTGCCCAGCCCGATGGCGCTCGCAACCGCGATGTGGCACTCCGGGCGGGACCCGCTGCGCGGTATCAAACGCAAGGCCGGGGACCGGGTGCCGGTCGCGCGCGGCGCACGGGCGCGGCGCCTGCACAAGGCGTTCCTGCGCTATCACGATCCGAACAACTGGCCGCTGCTGCGCGATGCGCTCAAGCGCATGGGCCGCGCGGACCTGATCGGCAATGGCAAGCAACACCTGATCCCCACCTGGCAGCCTGCCGGCACCGGCCAGGGTACCGGTGGTGCGAGGGCGGCCACCGGCGGCCGTGTGACCCGCGGCGGCAAGGCCCTGAATAAACGCGGCCAGACTTTCCAGACCCAGCACAAGGGCGTGGAGACCGCCGCCCGCCCGGCCGGACCCGGGCCGAAGAAGGGCCCGCCCCGGGCCAAATCCCGCCCGGGCAAGCGCCGCCCGCAGCGTCCGTAG
- a CDS encoding SDR family NAD(P)-dependent oxidoreductase: MTDLDIPALLDYRPEPGAFNDRVVLVTGAAAGIGRAIAQACAAAGAVVVLLDKDIKGLEKTYDLIEQEGHPQPAIYPLNLEGATVKDYGDLAENIRDSLGRLDGLVLHAGWAGTLTPMKGYDPELWFKVINSNLHGPFFLSQAVLPLLEDSPHGSLVVSTQDCRKAFWGAFGMAKAAQDAMIDILAREHRNEKHFIHVNGIDTGPVRSRFRAGHYPAENAEKLPRPEDVVGPYLYLLDTTDPEHTGLHLSLEGHVPEPAPRPHRQPQEG, encoded by the coding sequence TTGACCGATCTCGACATCCCCGCCCTGCTGGACTATCGCCCGGAACCGGGCGCCTTCAACGACCGCGTGGTCCTGGTGACCGGCGCGGCCGCGGGCATCGGACGTGCGATCGCGCAGGCCTGCGCGGCGGCAGGCGCGGTCGTCGTGCTGCTGGACAAGGACATCAAGGGGCTGGAGAAGACCTACGACCTGATCGAGCAGGAAGGCCACCCGCAGCCCGCCATCTATCCGCTCAATCTGGAGGGCGCCACGGTCAAGGACTACGGCGACCTCGCCGAGAACATCCGCGACTCCCTCGGGCGCCTGGACGGGCTGGTGCTGCACGCCGGCTGGGCCGGGACGCTGACGCCGATGAAGGGATACGACCCCGAGCTGTGGTTCAAGGTCATCAACAGCAACCTGCACGGCCCGTTCTTCCTCTCTCAGGCCGTGCTCCCGCTGCTGGAAGACAGCCCGCACGGCAGCCTGGTCGTCTCCACCCAGGACTGCCGCAAGGCCTTCTGGGGTGCGTTCGGCATGGCCAAGGCCGCGCAGGACGCGATGATCGACATCCTCGCGCGCGAACACCGCAACGAGAAGCACTTCATCCATGTGAACGGCATCGATACCGGCCCCGTGCGCTCGCGCTTCCGCGCCGGCCACTACCCGGCCGAGAACGCCGAGAAACTGCCACGCCCGGAAGACGTCGTCGGCCCGTACCTCTACCTGCTGGACACCACCGACCCGGAACACACCGGCCTGCACCTGTCGCTGGAAGGCCACGTACCCGAGCCGGCGCCCCGCCCGCACCGCCAGCCCCAGGAGGGCTAA
- the hpnE gene encoding hydroxysqualene dehydroxylase HpnE has product MAAVPASHPVVVLGAGWAGLTAALTLARAGIAVHLIEAAATAGGRARSLNRDGALLDNGQHVLVGACHATLEQLRSVGTEPDRAFAALPFGLRMHAPGRPHPAFALEPRSPRLPALARGLWQSLAGTPLHRRLPALLGAASILHRPLDEDLDVLEWLQARHQPDTLIRQLWEPLCLAIMNTPTRSASAQIFQNVLRLALNHGPDDARLLIPTRPLGSLYPEPALRELRERGATVETGRRIVAIESGGTEARYQLRDRNHRVTHANAVILATAPSAAARLLPEAPELQPHHRALVAMGERSICTVYLRYPGPILERPPLQGLIDQHGQWLIPRRVAGEPHWLAVVISTADDLPAMTAEERWRRVAEELERTFRELGIPQTGHVVCERRATIDARVDLDALRPVAGTPWPGLFLAGDYVTPGLPSTLEAAVRSGLESAHKLLETLP; this is encoded by the coding sequence ATGGCTGCCGTTCCCGCATCGCATCCGGTCGTCGTGCTCGGCGCCGGCTGGGCCGGTCTGACCGCCGCGCTGACCCTGGCCCGGGCCGGCATCGCGGTCCACCTGATCGAGGCCGCCGCCACCGCGGGCGGGCGGGCCCGCAGCCTGAACCGCGATGGCGCCTTACTGGACAACGGCCAGCACGTGCTGGTCGGCGCCTGTCACGCCACCCTGGAACAACTGCGCTCGGTCGGCACCGAACCGGACCGCGCCTTTGCGGCGCTGCCGTTCGGCCTGCGCATGCATGCACCGGGCCGCCCTCATCCGGCCTTTGCCCTGGAGCCCCGGTCGCCACGCCTGCCCGCCCTCGCCAGGGGCCTGTGGCAAAGCCTCGCGGGCACCCCGCTGCACAGGCGCCTCCCGGCCCTTTTGGGGGCGGCCTCGATCCTGCATCGGCCGCTGGACGAGGACCTCGACGTACTCGAATGGCTGCAGGCGCGGCATCAGCCGGACACGCTGATCCGCCAGCTCTGGGAACCGCTGTGCCTCGCGATCATGAACACGCCGACCCGCAGCGCCTCGGCACAGATCTTCCAGAACGTGCTGCGTCTGGCCCTCAACCACGGGCCGGACGACGCCCGGCTGCTCATCCCGACCCGGCCACTGGGATCGCTGTACCCGGAACCGGCCCTGCGCGAACTGCGCGAACGCGGCGCCACGGTCGAGACCGGGCGGCGCATTGTGGCCATCGAATCCGGGGGCACGGAGGCCCGCTACCAGCTCCGCGACCGCAACCATCGCGTCACCCATGCCAACGCGGTGATCCTCGCCACCGCGCCCAGCGCGGCCGCTCGGCTCCTGCCCGAGGCCCCCGAGCTGCAACCCCACCATCGGGCCCTGGTGGCCATGGGCGAGCGCAGCATCTGCACGGTGTACCTGCGCTACCCCGGCCCGATCCTGGAACGCCCGCCGCTACAGGGGCTCATCGACCAGCACGGACAATGGCTCATTCCCCGCCGGGTGGCCGGCGAGCCGCACTGGCTGGCCGTCGTGATCTCCACCGCGGACGACCTGCCGGCGATGACGGCGGAGGAGCGCTGGCGTCGCGTCGCGGAAGAACTGGAACGGACCTTCCGCGAACTGGGAATCCCCCAGACCGGTCATGTCGTGTGCGAGAGACGCGCCACGATCGATGCCCGCGTCGATCTGGACGCACTGCGCCCGGTGGCCGGCACCCCCTGGCCCGGACTGTTCCTGGCCGGCGACTATGTGACCCCGGGCCTGCCCTCGACCCTCGAAGCCGCCGTGCGGTCTGGATTAGAATCAGCCCACAAGCTACTGGAGACGCTGCCTTGA
- the hpnD gene encoding presqualene diphosphate synthase HpnD encodes MSPDEYCEEKAAKSGSSFYYAFRFLEPDRRRAITALYAFCREVDDIVDEVSEESVARTKLQWWREEIERLFDHQPRHPITQALQPHLAPFDLSREYFDEIIDGMQMDLDYDSYPDFTTLSLYCYRAASVVGILSAHIFGFSDRRTLKYAHDLGMALQLTNILRDVHEDAMRGRVYIPLDELKKHGVKPEEFQLNVTDDRHRALFAEQAERARRYYQRAEEHLPAEDRYAQRPGLIMAAIYRTLLDEIQDDGYRVLEHRVRLTPIRKLWIAWRTARRLKRDYRRAG; translated from the coding sequence ATGTCCCCCGACGAATATTGCGAGGAGAAGGCCGCGAAGAGCGGCTCCAGCTTCTACTACGCATTCCGGTTCCTGGAACCCGACCGGCGCCGTGCGATCACCGCGCTGTACGCGTTCTGCCGCGAGGTGGACGACATCGTCGACGAGGTCAGCGAGGAGAGCGTGGCGCGCACCAAGCTCCAGTGGTGGCGCGAGGAGATCGAGCGTCTGTTCGACCATCAGCCGCGCCACCCGATCACCCAGGCCCTGCAACCGCATCTGGCGCCGTTCGATCTCAGCCGCGAGTATTTCGACGAGATCATCGACGGCATGCAGATGGATCTCGACTACGACAGCTATCCCGACTTCACCACACTGTCGCTGTACTGCTACCGCGCGGCCAGCGTAGTCGGGATCCTGTCCGCCCATATCTTCGGCTTCTCGGACCGGCGCACGCTGAAATACGCGCATGACCTGGGGATGGCCCTGCAGCTGACCAACATCCTGCGCGACGTCCACGAAGACGCGATGCGCGGCCGGGTCTACATCCCGCTGGACGAGCTGAAAAAGCACGGCGTAAAGCCCGAGGAATTCCAGCTTAACGTTACAGACGACCGCCACCGCGCCCTGTTCGCCGAGCAGGCCGAACGGGCCCGCCGCTACTATCAGCGCGCGGAGGAGCACCTGCCCGCCGAGGACCGCTACGCCCAGCGCCCGGGCCTGATCATGGCCGCGATCTACCGCACCCTGCTCGACGAGATCCAGGACGACGGCTATCGCGTGCTGGAGCACCGCGTCCGCCTGACCCCGATCCGCAAGCTGTGGATCGCCTGGCGCACCGCGCGCCGCCTGAAGCGCGACTACCGCCGCGCGGGCTGA
- the hemN gene encoding oxygen-independent coproporphyrinogen III oxidase — translation MEQRLVFDPEVLRRYDVSGPRYTSYPTAPQFHEGFDAQAYARVARATNAEGEARPLSLYVHVPFCDTVCFYCACNKVITGNYRRATSYLDSLEQEIALQGGLFDRDRPVRQLHFGGGTPTYLSDEDLTRVMKALGRHFTLETGPEREFSIEIDPRAVRPGTLPLLASLGFNRISVGVQDVDPAVQKAVNRIQPFEVTEQAVRQAREQGFTSTNLDLIYGLPLQTVDTFSATLDRVLELRPERLAVYNYAHLPELFKTQRQIRDGDLPPATERLAILEMTIQRLTDAGYVYIGMDHFALPDDELAIAQRAGTLQRNFQGYSTRAEYDLVALGPTAIGKVGDSYSQNLREVDAYQERLASGRLPVFRGLELSADDRLRRAVISELMCHSRVDFGGIEAAFGIDFRETFGDALDRLAEMEADGLVTIGSDCLEVQPRGRLLLRNIAMAFDAYLNREAQRRYSKVV, via the coding sequence ATGGAACAACGTCTGGTATTCGATCCCGAGGTGCTGCGCCGCTATGACGTGAGCGGACCTCGTTATACGTCCTACCCAACGGCTCCGCAGTTCCATGAGGGGTTTGACGCGCAGGCCTATGCGCGGGTGGCGCGGGCGACGAATGCCGAAGGTGAAGCGCGCCCGTTGTCGCTCTACGTCCACGTGCCCTTCTGCGACACGGTGTGTTTCTACTGTGCCTGCAACAAGGTGATTACCGGCAATTATCGGCGCGCGACGAGCTATCTCGACTCGCTGGAGCAGGAGATCGCCCTGCAGGGCGGGCTGTTCGATCGCGATCGGCCGGTACGCCAGCTGCACTTCGGGGGCGGGACGCCGACGTATCTGTCCGACGAGGACCTGACCCGGGTCATGAAGGCCCTGGGCCGGCATTTCACGCTGGAGACCGGTCCGGAGCGGGAATTCTCGATCGAGATTGATCCGCGTGCCGTGCGCCCCGGCACCCTGCCGCTCCTGGCGTCGCTGGGCTTCAACCGCATCAGTGTCGGGGTGCAGGATGTCGATCCGGCCGTGCAGAAGGCCGTCAACCGCATCCAGCCGTTCGAGGTCACCGAGCAGGCGGTACGCCAGGCGCGCGAGCAAGGCTTTACCTCCACCAACCTGGACCTGATCTACGGGCTGCCCCTGCAGACGGTCGACACGTTCTCCGCGACACTGGACCGCGTGCTGGAACTGCGCCCGGAACGGCTGGCCGTGTACAACTACGCGCACCTGCCGGAGCTGTTCAAGACGCAGCGCCAGATCCGCGACGGCGACCTCCCGCCGGCCACGGAGCGGCTCGCGATCCTTGAGATGACCATCCAGCGACTGACCGACGCGGGGTATGTGTACATCGGCATGGATCACTTTGCGCTGCCCGATGACGAACTCGCGATCGCCCAGCGCGCGGGCACACTGCAGCGAAACTTCCAGGGCTACTCGACGCGCGCGGAGTACGACCTCGTGGCACTGGGGCCGACCGCCATTGGCAAGGTCGGGGACAGCTACAGCCAGAATCTGCGCGAGGTCGATGCCTATCAGGAACGGCTGGCATCCGGCCGGCTGCCCGTGTTCCGCGGCCTGGAGCTGAGCGCGGATGACCGCCTGCGGCGCGCCGTGATCAGCGAGTTGATGTGTCACTCGAGGGTCGACTTCGGCGGCATCGAGGCCGCATTCGGCATCGACTTCCGGGAGACCTTTGGCGATGCCCTGGACCGTCTGGCCGAGATGGAGGCCGACGGCCTCGTCACCATCGGCAGCGACTGCCTGGAGGTCCAGCCACGCGGCCGGCTCCTGCTCCGCAACATCGCCATGGCCTTCGACGCCTACCTGAACCGCGAAGCGCAGCGCCGCTACTCCAAGGTCGTCTAG